One segment of Gopherus flavomarginatus isolate rGopFla2 chromosome 8, rGopFla2.mat.asm, whole genome shotgun sequence DNA contains the following:
- the MSN gene encoding moesin isoform X1, whose amino-acid sequence MPKTISVRVTTMDAELEFAIQPNTTGKQLFDQVVKTIGLREVWFFGLQYQDTKGFSTWLKLNKKVTAQDVRKESPLLFKFRAKFYPEDVSEELIQDITQRLFFLQVKEGILNDDIYCPPETAVLLASYAVQSKHGDFNKELHKPGYLAGDKLLPQRVLEQHKLNKDQWEERIQVWHEEHRGMLREDAILEYLKIAQDLEMYGVNYFSIKNKKGSELWLGVDALGLNIYEQNDRLTPKIGFPWSEIRNISFNDKKFVIKPIDKKAPDFVFYAPRLRINKRILALCMGNHELYMRRRKPDTIEVQQMKAQAREEKHQKQMERALLENEKKKRELAEKEKEKIEREKEELMERLRQIEEQTKKAQLELEEQTRRALELEQERKRAQEEAEKLAKERKEAEEAKEALLKASHDQKKTQEQLAAEMSELTSRISQLEMARQKKESEALEWQQKAQTVQEDLEKTKEELKTAMSTPHVTEPMQSENEHDDEQDENAAEASAELKADATIKDRSEEDRTTEAEKNERVQKHLKALTSELANARDETKKTANDMIHAENMRQGRDKYKTLRQIRQGNTKQRIDEFESM is encoded by the exons GTTGTGAAGACAATTGGGCTGAGAGAGGTCTGGTTTTTTGGACTTCAGTACCAGGACACCAAGGGCTTCTCTACATGGCTGAAACTCAATAAAAAG GTGACTGCACAGGATGTGCGCAAGGAAAGCCCACTGCTCTTCAAGTTCCGTGCCAAGTTCTACCCAGAGGATGTGTCAGAGGAGCTGATTCAGGACATCACGCAGCGCCTCTTTttcctccaggtgaaggagggcATCTTGAATGATGATATCTATTGCCCTCCAGAGACTGCTGTCCTTCTGGCTTCCTATGCTGTCCAGTCTAAACATGGAGACTTCAACAAGGAGCTGCACAAGCCTGGCTATCTTGCTGGTGACAAGCTGCTCCCTCAAAG agTTCTGGAGCAGCACAAACTCAATAAAGACCAATGGGAGGAGAGGATCCAGGTGTGGCATGAGGAACATCGGGGAATGCTCAG GGAAGATGCCATCTTGGAGTACCTGAAAATTGCACAGGATCTGGAAATGTACGGCGTGAACTACTTCAGCATTAAGAATAAGAAGGGCTCTGAACTCTGGCTAGGTGTTGATGCTCTTGGACTCAACATTTATGAGCAGAATGACAG GCTAACACCAAAAATTGGATTCCCTTGGAGTGAGATCAGGAATATTTCATTCAACGATAAGAAGTTTGTTATCAAGCCCATTGACAAGAAAGCACCA GACTTTGTATTCTATGCCCCACGATTACGGATTAACAAGCGAATCCTGGCACTGTGCATGGGGAACCATGAGCTGTATATGCGCAGACGTAAACCAGACACCATTGAGGTGCAGCAGATGAAGGCACAGGCTCGGGAAGAGAAGCATCAGAAACAGATGGAGAG AGCTCTGCTGGagaatgagaagaaaaagaggGAACTGgcagaaaaggagaaagagaagatTGAGCGTGAGAAGGAAGAGCTGATGGAACGACTCAGACAAATTGAGGAGCAAACCAAGAAAGCTCAACTAG AATTGGAAGAACAGACCCGCAGGGCACTGGAGCTAGAGCAGGAAAGGAAACGAGCCCAGGAAGAAGCAGAGAAGCTGGCTAAGGAACGCAAAGAGGCAGAGGAGGCAAAGGAAGCCCTGCTGAAAGCATCCCATGATCAGAAAAAGACCCAGGAGCAGCTG GCAGCTGAGATGTCAGAACTCACATCCAGAATCTCACAGCTGGAAATGGCCAGGCAGAAGAAGGAGAGTGAAGCCTTGGAGTGGCAACAGAAG GCTCAGACAGTGCAGGAAGACCTAGAGAAGACCAAAGAGGAACTGAAGACTGCCATGAGTACTCCTCATGTCACCGAacccatgcagtctgagaatgaGCATGATGATGAACAGGATGAGAACGCTGCAGAGGCCAGTGCTGAACTGAAGGCAGATGCCACCATCAAGGACCGCAGCGAGGAGGATCGCACCACTGAGGCAGAGAAGAACGAACGGGTTCAGAAACACTTGAAG GCTCTTACCTCAGAGCTGGCAAATGCCCGGGATGAAACCAAGAAGACAGCCAATGACATGATCCACGCTGAGAACATGCGGCAGGGCCGTGACAAGTACAAGACCCTCCGCCAGATCCGGCAGGGCAATACTAAGCAGCGCATTGATGAGTTTGAGTCCATGTAA
- the MSN gene encoding moesin isoform X2: MSISVRVTTMDAELEFAIQPNTTGKQLFDQVVKTIGLREVWFFGLQYQDTKGFSTWLKLNKKVTAQDVRKESPLLFKFRAKFYPEDVSEELIQDITQRLFFLQVKEGILNDDIYCPPETAVLLASYAVQSKHGDFNKELHKPGYLAGDKLLPQRVLEQHKLNKDQWEERIQVWHEEHRGMLREDAILEYLKIAQDLEMYGVNYFSIKNKKGSELWLGVDALGLNIYEQNDRLTPKIGFPWSEIRNISFNDKKFVIKPIDKKAPDFVFYAPRLRINKRILALCMGNHELYMRRRKPDTIEVQQMKAQAREEKHQKQMERALLENEKKKRELAEKEKEKIEREKEELMERLRQIEEQTKKAQLELEEQTRRALELEQERKRAQEEAEKLAKERKEAEEAKEALLKASHDQKKTQEQLAAEMSELTSRISQLEMARQKKESEALEWQQKAQTVQEDLEKTKEELKTAMSTPHVTEPMQSENEHDDEQDENAAEASAELKADATIKDRSEEDRTTEAEKNERVQKHLKALTSELANARDETKKTANDMIHAENMRQGRDKYKTLRQIRQGNTKQRIDEFESM; the protein is encoded by the exons GTTGTGAAGACAATTGGGCTGAGAGAGGTCTGGTTTTTTGGACTTCAGTACCAGGACACCAAGGGCTTCTCTACATGGCTGAAACTCAATAAAAAG GTGACTGCACAGGATGTGCGCAAGGAAAGCCCACTGCTCTTCAAGTTCCGTGCCAAGTTCTACCCAGAGGATGTGTCAGAGGAGCTGATTCAGGACATCACGCAGCGCCTCTTTttcctccaggtgaaggagggcATCTTGAATGATGATATCTATTGCCCTCCAGAGACTGCTGTCCTTCTGGCTTCCTATGCTGTCCAGTCTAAACATGGAGACTTCAACAAGGAGCTGCACAAGCCTGGCTATCTTGCTGGTGACAAGCTGCTCCCTCAAAG agTTCTGGAGCAGCACAAACTCAATAAAGACCAATGGGAGGAGAGGATCCAGGTGTGGCATGAGGAACATCGGGGAATGCTCAG GGAAGATGCCATCTTGGAGTACCTGAAAATTGCACAGGATCTGGAAATGTACGGCGTGAACTACTTCAGCATTAAGAATAAGAAGGGCTCTGAACTCTGGCTAGGTGTTGATGCTCTTGGACTCAACATTTATGAGCAGAATGACAG GCTAACACCAAAAATTGGATTCCCTTGGAGTGAGATCAGGAATATTTCATTCAACGATAAGAAGTTTGTTATCAAGCCCATTGACAAGAAAGCACCA GACTTTGTATTCTATGCCCCACGATTACGGATTAACAAGCGAATCCTGGCACTGTGCATGGGGAACCATGAGCTGTATATGCGCAGACGTAAACCAGACACCATTGAGGTGCAGCAGATGAAGGCACAGGCTCGGGAAGAGAAGCATCAGAAACAGATGGAGAG AGCTCTGCTGGagaatgagaagaaaaagaggGAACTGgcagaaaaggagaaagagaagatTGAGCGTGAGAAGGAAGAGCTGATGGAACGACTCAGACAAATTGAGGAGCAAACCAAGAAAGCTCAACTAG AATTGGAAGAACAGACCCGCAGGGCACTGGAGCTAGAGCAGGAAAGGAAACGAGCCCAGGAAGAAGCAGAGAAGCTGGCTAAGGAACGCAAAGAGGCAGAGGAGGCAAAGGAAGCCCTGCTGAAAGCATCCCATGATCAGAAAAAGACCCAGGAGCAGCTG GCAGCTGAGATGTCAGAACTCACATCCAGAATCTCACAGCTGGAAATGGCCAGGCAGAAGAAGGAGAGTGAAGCCTTGGAGTGGCAACAGAAG GCTCAGACAGTGCAGGAAGACCTAGAGAAGACCAAAGAGGAACTGAAGACTGCCATGAGTACTCCTCATGTCACCGAacccatgcagtctgagaatgaGCATGATGATGAACAGGATGAGAACGCTGCAGAGGCCAGTGCTGAACTGAAGGCAGATGCCACCATCAAGGACCGCAGCGAGGAGGATCGCACCACTGAGGCAGAGAAGAACGAACGGGTTCAGAAACACTTGAAG GCTCTTACCTCAGAGCTGGCAAATGCCCGGGATGAAACCAAGAAGACAGCCAATGACATGATCCACGCTGAGAACATGCGGCAGGGCCGTGACAAGTACAAGACCCTCCGCCAGATCCGGCAGGGCAATACTAAGCAGCGCATTGATGAGTTTGAGTCCATGTAA